TCTTTCTGCCTGTGGCGAGTGCCTATGAATTCATCACGCCGGATTTCGTGGAAACCGGCCCGGTCAGAATGGAACCGTCGCACCGAAAATCACCAGGGCATCTTCCTCTCCG
The window above is part of the Desulfobacteraceae bacterium genome. Proteins encoded here:
- a CDS encoding VacJ family lipoprotein, producing MLREGETYPIDAFDPWEGMNRRIFRFNYYFDKYVFLPVASAYEFITPDFVETGPVRMEPSHRKSPGHLPLR